Proteins encoded by one window of Cannabis sativa cultivar Pink pepper isolate KNU-18-1 chromosome 4, ASM2916894v1, whole genome shotgun sequence:
- the LOC115714140 gene encoding NADH dehydrogenase [ubiquinone] 1 beta subcomplex subunit 3-B-like: MANYKKPLGATGEFFRRRDEWRKHPMLTNQFRHATPGLGIALVAFGVYLIGEQVYDKLYAPSSSSHTHHQTSTSSASH; this comes from the coding sequence ATGGCGAACTACAAGAAGCCACTGGGAGCGACGGGAGAGTTCTTCAGGAGGAGGGACGAGTGGAGAAAGCACCCGATGCTTACTAATCAATTCCGCCACGCTACTCCCGGCCTCGGCATCGCTCTCGTCGCCTTCGGTGTCTACCTTATCGGTGAGCAGGTCTACGACAAGCTTTATgcaccttcttcttcctcccaCACTCACCATCAAACATCTACTTCCTCCGCTTCCCACTGA